The region GAGTGCGAATTGACAGCTGCCCAGCATGGTTACGACGAGAAGCATGAAGAGCGGGCAaaagtcggcatcggcacAGGGGGCCACCGGCGAGCAGACCATCCCGGAGCCGGCGAAGCCCGCACTCTCTacggaggagaagaagaagccagACCCCCCGCCAACCGGTGCGTCCGCCGAAGATGCGAGCAAACAGGAGCCACAGCTACGCACGTATAGAGGCAACTGTCATTGCAAAGCCTTCGTCTACGAAGTGGAACTGCCGGAGATCAAGTTTGTCCTCGAGTGCAATTGCAGCATCTGCCACAAGAAGGGCTACCTCTGGGTCTTCCCCGAAGAGGGCAGGTTTAAGATCGTCAAAGGCACCGACGACACCCTCGCCCGGTACACCTTTGGACCAAAGAAGCTTACGCATAGGGTGCGGAACCGACCAGACCTACCGCCCCTACATAGGCTGCCGATAGCCTAAATTCGCATGGTCGATGCTGACTGGATAGACAGTTCTGCCCGACTTGTGCTACCCCAGTCATGGGAGAGTTTGTCGAGGGGGACAAGCGCGCCCTTAACGTGCGTTGGTGGCCTGCCTTGTCTCTGAAGGTGCGCGCGTCTGCTGGCTAACACAAGCGGTTTCATCATCATAGGTCCGAGCCATACAGGGCATCAGCACTTGGGCCCTGGAGAAGCAGCCGTAAGTCGTGCATTGGCGTCGGGGACCGAACACAACTCTAACGTTGGGAAACCGAAAAATAGctacgacggcgcggccctaGGTGAAAAGCATGTGCCCCCGGAGCACAAGGGTCCCCTTCCTCCGGCCATCGACGGCCACAAGTTGTACACGGGTTCATGCCATTGCGGGGCCGTGACCGTGGCCTTTATGAGCAAGCCACTCGACGAGACGTTCACCGACCTCACGGCCGAGTGCAATTGCAGCATCTGCGGACGGGTAAGAGGCCCCTTAACCCCgacctcgccatcatcagGACGAGTTGCCAAGGAAGTATGTAAGTTAGTACGGAAGCGGCTAACTAGGGCACAAACAAAATGCAACTAGAACGGCTATCGATGGACCTACCCA is a window of Purpureocillium takamizusanense chromosome 10, complete sequence DNA encoding:
- a CDS encoding uncharacterized protein (COG:S~EggNog:ENOG503P4C0); this translates as MVTTRSMKSGQKSASAQGATGEQTIPEPAKPALSTEEKKKPDPPPTGASAEDASKQEPQLRTYRGNCHCKAFVYEVELPEIKFVLECNCSICHKKGYLWVFPEEGRFKIVKGTDDTLARYTFGPKKLTHRFCPTCATPVMGEFVEGDKRALNVRAIQGISTWALEKQPYDGAALGEKHVPPEHKGPLPPAIDGHKLYTGSCHCGAVTVAFMSKPLDETFTDLTAECNCSICGRNGYRWTYPSNKRVVLFASDEGNLGRYSFARHVLNKTFCRICGVCMTNEYNDLSDEERKALGALPARGFAKSMKTQHPLNLRVFSNVDLARLRAPKLNDGAKIISPRYVNP